From one Luteolibacter sp. SL250 genomic stretch:
- the clpS gene encoding ATP-dependent Clp protease adapter ClpS, which translates to MADTDTLTLTREEVATASPWNVLVHDDPVNLMGYVTFVLMKIFGYDEKKAGILMMQVHKAGRSVVWSGEKEKAEFYVQQLQAHQLKSSLEKAE; encoded by the coding sequence ATGGCGGATACCGACACACTGACGCTGACCCGGGAGGAGGTCGCCACGGCCTCCCCCTGGAACGTGCTCGTCCATGATGACCCGGTGAACCTCATGGGCTACGTGACCTTCGTGCTGATGAAAATCTTCGGCTATGACGAAAAGAAGGCCGGCATCCTGATGATGCAGGTCCACAAGGCGGGCCGCTCCGTCGTCTGGTCCGGGGAAAAGGAAAAGGCGGAGTTCTACGTCCAGCAGCTCCAGGCCCACCAATTGAAATCCTCGCTGGAGAAGGCGGAATGA